The following proteins are co-located in the Macadamia integrifolia cultivar HAES 741 chromosome 3, SCU_Mint_v3, whole genome shotgun sequence genome:
- the LOC122074117 gene encoding NAC domain-containing protein 83-like: protein MCPSAPVPSLVNIEFHFTDEELVEHLERMVRGAPLPENVITDVNPYNVSPWNLHDEIWYFFNSEAPKATPAGYWKATGEGRKIPKNDTTIGCRTTLEFYEGRTPCGTKTDWMMYEYKLYQEGHSEKNEAQDSSSLCRVFLNSIRSPNHEEHQNRTRADDAKGDYNQPMPPIRVNEYGLSRSQVNYDIDENEPTAVSLLVPEQRPDNPIQDLDESYDFSGGDFLELLDLVDPKSPSSSENSSCLTLSSEEYFDSLALLRDIEAESTQKKPDKSMQS from the exons ATGTGTCCTTCAGCACCTGTTCCTTCGCTTGTTAATATTGAATTCCATTTCACTGATGAAGAGCTTGTAGAACATTTGGAAAGAATGGTCCGTGGGGCTCCTCTTCCAGAAAATGTGATTACAGATGTGAACCCTTACAATGTTTCGCCCTGGAATTTGCATG ATGAAATCTGGTACTTCTTCAATTCGGAGGCCCCTAAAGCTACACCTGCTGGATATTGGAAAGCTACAGGGGAGGGAcgtaaaataccaaaaaatgATACAACTATTGGTTGCAGAACTACTTTGGAATTTTATGAAGGCAGAACTCCTTGTGGAACTAAAACTGATTGGATGATGTATGAATACAAGTTATATCAGGAGGGACACTCTGAAAAGAATGAGGCGCAG GATTCCAGCTCACTGTGTAGGGTCTTTCTCAATAGCATCCGAAGTCCAAACCATGAAGAGCACCAGAACCGTACTCGGGCAGATGATGCTAAGGGAGATTATAATCAACCAATGCCACCAATCAGGGTGAACGAATATGGCTTGAGTAGGTCTCAG GTGAATTATGATATTGATGAGAATGAACCGACAGCTGTGTCTCTGCTGGTGCCAGAACAAAGGCCTGATAATCCAATTCAGGACCTGGATGAAAGCTATGATTTCTCAGGAGGAGACTTCTTGGAATTACTTGATCTTGTTGATCCTAAATCTCCTTCCAGTAGTGAAAATTCAAGTTGCTTGACCTTGTCATCGGAAGAATACTTTGATTCTTTGGCCTTGCTGCGGGATATCGAGGCTGAAAGTACACAGAAAAAACCAGACAAATCAATGCAAAGTTAA